CTGCTGGTGGCGCACCTCATCAACAACACCGATGCCGACGTGCTCTTTACCTTTGGCGAGGAGCGCAACGGGCAGTACCGCGCCCTGGCTTCTGATAAGCTGGCCCCCAAAGCGGTAAGCCAGCCCCTAGGTCATCGGCACCTCAAGGACTTCGACCAGTGGAGCACGGCCGTGGTGCAGCTGCTGCCCTCGCAGCCGAACGCGCCTACCCTGTTCGAGACGTTGGTTAAGCGCGTGTCGTTCAAGGCCAGCTCGTTCTACTCCAGCCGCCGCGAGGCGCCGGTTATCAAGCGCGAGGCCTTCCTGTTTCAGCTCGATGAAAAACCGGTAGCGCCCATTCCGGTGCCCACCACCGACGAGCCCAAGCCCGCTGCTGCCCCCGCCGCCGTCGACCCCGTGAAGCTGCGCGACCAAATTGCCGACAAACTGCGCGGCGACGCCAAAACCGTAGTACCCGCTCCCAAGCAGGAGCCCTTGAAAGCAATTGTGGCCCCGCCCCACGAGGTTGACTTGCACCTGGAGGCCCTAAAACCCGAAGGCGGCACCGAAGGCCTGAGCAACACCGCTATTCTGGAGCTGCAGGTAAACGCCTTTGAGGATGCGCTCAGCCGGGCCCTGGCCACCAACATGCACGAAATCGTGTTCATCCACGGCACCGGCAACGGCACGCTGCGCAAGGAGCTGCATAAGCGCCTGAGCCGCAACCGCGACATCAAGTTCTTCGAGGAAGCCCGCAAAGAGAAATTCGGCTACGGCGCTACGCTGGTGCGGCTGAAGTAGGGAGTTTGCCCTAGGTGCTGTCATCCTGAGCCTAAGCGAAGGACCTTCTCACGCAAAAACGAGCCGTTGTTTACGCTGTCATCCTGAGCAAAGCGAAGGACCTTATCACGCGAGATAGTAATTACTACCTGGCGTGATAAGGTCCTTCGCTGTGCTCAGGATGACAGTATCACTTATCACATCTAAAATCTGCAATGCCCTATTACGTCTATATCTCTACCAACCCCGCAAAACAGTTCTGTACATCGGCGTAACAAACGACTTAGCAAACCGCCTCGCGCAGCACTACGCCAACCGCGGCGAACCAGGCACTTTTGCGGGTAAGTATTTCTGCTACAACTTGCTCTACTTCGAGGAGCATCAGAATAGCCTTAACGCCATTGCCCGCGAGAAGGAATTGAAAGGCTGGACGCGGGCGAAAAAAGACGCTTTGATCGATACCTTGAACCCTGCAAGAGAATTCTTGCAATCCTGACGGCGCCCGACGTGGCAAGGTCCTTCCTTCGTCAGGATGACAATACACACCGCTCTTCTTCCACCCCGATGAACCTACCCGGCCTCCTTGCCGCCTCGCTCCTAGCCCTCAGCACCCTCCCCACTTTCGCGCAGCAGCCCGCAGCACCTGGGCTGCCGGTACCGCGCAACCTGCAGGCCACCTACGCCAAAGGCACCCGCGCCGAAGACGGCAAGCCTGGTCCCAAGTACTGGCAAAACGCGGCCGATTATAACCTGCGCATCAACTTCGACCCTACCACGCGCCTGGTGGCCGGCACCGTCGATATCACCTACTTCAACAACAGCCCCGACGAGCTAAATCAGCTGTGGTTTAAGCTCTACCCAAACCTTTACAAAAAGGGCGCGGCGCGGGCCAGCAGCATCCGGCCCGAAGATGTAAGCGAAGGCGTGAAGATTGAGCAGCTGACCATCAACGGGCAGGCCCTCGACCTAGGCAAACTGAACATCGACGCTACCAACATGCAGGTGCTGCTGCCGCAGGCCCTCGGCGCCGGGCAGCAGGCCAAGGTATCGGTAACGTACTCCTACACGCTTAACCAAGGCTCGCACACGCGCACCGGCGAGGTGGAGCCCGGTTCGCACTTCGTGGCGTACTTCTTCCCGCGCATTGCCGTGTACGACGACATCGACGGCTGGAACAAGCTGCCCTACAACGGCCAGCAGGAGTTCTACAACGACTTCGGCAACTTCTCGGCGGCCATTACGGTGCCCAAAGACTACGTGGTGTGGGCCACCGGCGACCTGCAGAACGCCTCCGAGGTGCTCACGAAGAAATACGCCAAGCGCCTGCGCGACGCCGAGCGCAAAGACGCGGTGGTAAAAATCATCGACGAAGCCGATGCCCAGCGCCGCGACATCACGGCCGGCAACGCCCAAAACACCTGGCGCTTCGAGGCCAGGAACGTGCCCGACTTCGCCTTTGCCACCTCCGACCATTACGTGTGGCAGTCGACGAGCCTGGTAGTCGATCCGAAAACCAAGCGGCGCACCCGCGTGGATGCCGTGTACAACCCCAAGCACAAGGATTTTGAGGAGGTGGTGCACTTCGGCCGCAAAACCGTGGAGGCCATGAGCTACACCTTTCCGAAGTGGCCCTTCCCCTACTCCCATGAAACCGTGTTCAACGGCCTCGACCAGATGGAGTATCCCATGATGGTGAACGACAACCCCGTGGAAACCCGCGCCGACGCTATTACCCTCACCGACCACGAAATCTTCCACACGATGTTCCCCTTCTACATGGGCATCAACGAAACCAAGTACGGTTGGATGGACGAGGGTTGGGCGACCATCGGCGAGTGGGTTATTTCGAGCATCATCGACCCGAAGCTGGTGGACGATTACGGCGTGCTGCCCTACGCCCGCGCCGCCGCCACTGAGGCCGACATGCCCATCACCACGCTCAGCACCCAGCAAACCGGCACGGCTTTTTTCCTGAACTCCTACCCCAAGCCGGCCCTGGGTTACCTCTACGTGCGCGACCTCCTAGGCGACGAGCTGTTCACGAAGGCGCTGCACACCTACATCCAGAACTGGAACGGCAAGCACCCCATGCCCTTCGACTTCTTCAACTCGATGAACGCCGGGGCCGGCCGCAACCTCAACTGGTTCTGGCAGCGCTGGTTCTTCGACGGCGGCTACCCCGACCTAGGCATTGCCAGCGTAACCAAGCAAGGCGCCAGCTACGATGTGGTAGTGGAAGCAAAAGGCAGCAAGCCCGTTCCCGTGGATTTGACTGTGACTTACGCCGACGGCACTACGCAGCAAGTGCACCGCAACATCGGCGTGTGGGAGTCGGCGCCTAGGTCCATAACCGTGCAAGTACCCGGCGACAAAGCCGTGAAGCAGGTGAAGCTGGGTAGTACTTACGTGCCGGATAGCTACCCGCAGGACAATGTGTGGGAAGGAAAGTAGAACGACCCTGCTGTCATCCTGAGCACAGCGAAGGACCTTATCACGTTTGGTTGATTACTACCAAACGTGATAAGGTCCTTCGCTGTGCTCAGGATGACAGACGAACCAAGAAAGAAAGAATAAATTACCTTTGCCCGCAAGTGATGCGCCGCCCCACCGCTGCGCAACCGGCCTAGGTCGGGAGCGGAGAGGAAAGTCCGGGCAACGCAGAGCACCCTGCTTCCTAACGGGAAGGACGGCGGCGGGCGACGGCCGCCGGACAGCCAGTGCCACAGAAAACTACCGCCTGTTTGAGCTTAGGTAAAAAGCTTAGGGACTTGGCTGAACGACTCCAAGCACCATAAGTTCTTAAGCCCTAACCGGTAAGGGTGAAAAGGTGCGGTAAGAGCGCACCAGCGGGCGGGCAACCGTTCCGGCTGGGTAAACCTCAGGGGTTGAAAGGCCAAATAGGCCGGCAGGCGGGGCTTCGGTCCCGCAACGAGCGGCTCGCTCGTTGTCGGCGGGTAGGCTGATGGAGCCCACGCGCGAGTGTGGGCCTAGATAAATGGTGGGGCCGCTGCCCTTCGCGGGGTGGCGGACAGAACCCGGCTTACAGGCGCATCACCAAAAACACAAAACCGGCCGTCGTTGCAAGTGCAGCGGCGGCCGGTTTTGCTTTAAAGACATGTTTGGGGTTGCGAAGCCCAATGGATGCCAACTAGAGCTAAGACTAGTTCCCCTCCTCAGATGAGGAGGGGCTGGGGGTGGTTGACTGGTCGTTGAACGCCTCTGAACGGGTCGTCATGCTGAGCTTGCCGAAGCATCTCTACCGCTTCGTTGAGGCTCGTATCTGGCGAAGCGGTAGAGATGCTTCGGCAAGCTCAGCATGACAGACGCGGGAAGCAGTCCTAGGTAGTTTTAGCTCTAGCTTTTCAACCACCCCTAGCCCACGCCGCTCGATGCGCGGAATTCATCTGAGGAGGGGAACTAGCTGTAACCTCAATCCTAGCCTTAGCTCTAACACGCTACTTCTTGTTAGCAGCCCGAATGGCTTTTACCTCGGCGGCTGAAACGGCCGAGGCTTTGTTGCCGAAGCTGTTGCGCACGTAAGTCAGCACGTCGGCAATTTGCTGATCGGTGAGGTGGGGCTGCGCGGGCATCACGTTGCGGTACTCTTCGCCGTCGATGTCAACATCCTCGAGGCCATTCAGCACCACCTTTACCAGGCGGGTTTTGTCGCCGAGCACCCAAGTTGTTTTGCTGAGCGGCGGGTTCATCGTTTCCACGCCTCCCCCATCGGCCATGTGGCAGGTGAGGCAGTTTTGGGTGTACACGGTTTTGCCCGCGGCCAGCGTAGCCGCCGACACGGCTGCCCCGGCGGGCTTTGCTTTGGCAGCGGTTGGTTTGGCCTTGGCAGTCGGTTTTTGTTGAGCGGCTGCCGAGCTGGTGCCTATTGCTACCAGACCTAGGGCCACAAGAATCAGCTTAGTTGAAGCCATTTACTTTTTGTTGTACACGATGCGATATAAGGTGCCCTTCTTGTCATCGGTGATATAAAGGGAGCCGTCGGGGCCTTGGGCGAGGCCGCAGGGCTTGTGGTCGGGGCGGCCCGCAGCGGCTTTGGCGGCGTCGCCCGCGAAGTTGTCGGCAAACACTTCCCAGTCGCCAGAAGGTTTCCCATCCTTGAAAGGCTGGAACACCACGTAGTAGCCTTTCTGGGGCTCGGGGGCGCGGTTCCAGGAGCCGTGGAAGGCGATGAAGGCGCCGTTCCGATACTTCTCGGGGAACATGGTGCCCGTGTAGAACAGCAGCGCGTTGGGTGCGGTGTGCGCGGGGTAGGCCGCCGCCGGCAGCAGGTAGTTACCGGTGGCCTCTTTTTTACCGTCGCCGCCGTACTCGGGGGCCTGCATCAGCTTCTGCTGCTGGCCGTCGTAGTAGGTGTAGGGCCAGCCGGCGTTGTCGCCCTTTTTGAGAGCGTACATGCACTCGGCCGGCAGCTCCGCCGATTGTTTGGTGTTGTAGAGCTCGGGGAAGTTGTCGTGCAGCTGGTCGCGGCCGTGCTGCATCACAAACAGCTGGTTGGCCTGCGGGCTCCAGTCGAGGCCCACCACGTTGCGCAGGCCGGTGGCGTAGCGCGTCCCGTTGCCATAGCTCTGGTTCAGCTTATCGGCCCGAAACTGCCAGATGCCCCCGGCCGAATCGAGCATGGGGCAGTTGGGCCGACCTAGGGAGCCACGCTGCCGGTCGTTTACCTGGCACGAGTTGGAGTACGCGCCAATGTTCACGTACAGGTTGCCGTCGTTGTCGAGCGCGATGGATTTGCTTTCGTGCTGGCGGCGGTTAATCAGGCCCGTTACAATCTTCTCGGGCTTATCGGGGTTCGTTACCTCGCCCTTCTCGTTTAGCTTGTAGCGAAACACCTCCTGGTCGGACGAGGCGTAGAGGTAGCCGTTTTTGGCCACAATGCCCGTGCCGCCGTATTTGCCGAACCCACTCGCTACTTCGGCCTTGCCGCCTGCGCCGGGGCGCAGCATCAAGATGCCGTTGCCGCTGGCGTTGGGGCGGTTCAGCTTAACGAAGATGGTGCCTTGCGGCGTGGTGGCAATGTGCCGGGCACGGCCACCGGTTTCGGCCACTACCAGGGCACCAAAGCCTTCGGGTAGTTTCAGGCCGGCGTTGTTGGCATCGGGCACTACGCGCTCCTCGGGCTTGAGCGCAAACAAAGACAGGCTCCCGACCAGTGCCGCCGACAGCAGCAGGTAACGCGGAACAGCGTTTTTCATGGGGTAGTAGAATTCGGTAAACGGGTTTGGCAGCTGACTTTTACGGCCTTCGGATGAAAACGAACAGCCGGGTTTTCGGGCTGTTTGGCAGAATTACCCCCGTAGCACCTAGGGCTGAGCGTGTGCGCAGGCACTTACCGGCAGGCAAACAGCGGGCGAAGGTAGCAGATGCCTGCCACGGTGGAGGTTTTCAGCGTATAATTACAACGCCCTCCTTTTCGTTACTTTCGACCCCCGACTGACTTACCCTGATTCCATGCCCCGCATCCTCATCATCGACGACGAAAAAGCCATTCGCTACACGCTCAAGGAAATCCTGGAGTTTGAGAACTACACCGTCGACCAAGCCGAAGACGGACCCGCGGGCCTGGATATGCTCATCAAGGACAAATACGACGTGGTCCTCTGCGACGTAAAAATGCCCAAGATGGACGGCCTCGAGGTGCTGGAACGCGCCCAGAAGATTTCGCCCGATACCGCTTTTATTATGGTTTCGGCGCACGGCAACATCGAAATGGCCGTGGATGCCACCAAAAAAGGGGCCTTCGATTTCATTCCGAAGCCACCCGACCTCAACCGCCTGCTGGTAACCGTGCGCAACGCCCTCGACCGCACCAAGCTGGTTACCGAAACCAAAACGCTGAAAAAGAAGATTGCCAAGAACTCCGAAATGGTGGGCGACTCGGCCGCGTTGGAAAGCGTGCGCAAGGCCATTGCCAAAGTAGCCCCCACCGATGCCCGCGTGCTCATCACCGGCCCCAACGGCGCTGGTAAGGAAATGGTAGCCCGCCAGATACACGAGCAGAGCAACCGCGCCAACGGCCCACTCATCGAGGTAAACTGCGCGGCCATTCCGTCGGAGCTCATTGAATCGGAGCTGTTCGGCCACGAGAAAGGCTCGTTTACCTCGGCCGTAAAGCAACGCATCGGCAAGTTTGAGCAGGCCGATGGCGGCACGCTGTTCCTCGACGAAATCGGCGACATGAGCCTCTCGGCCCAGGCCAAGGTGTTGCGCGCCCTCCAGGAAAACAAGATTACCCGCGTGGGCGGCGAAAAGGAAATTTCGGTGAACGTACGCGTGCTGGCGGCCACCAACAAAAACCTGCTGCAGGAAATTGCCGACCGTAACTTCCGCGAGGATTTGTACCACCGCCTGTCGGTAATCCTGATTCAGGTGCCGGCCCTCAACGACCGCCGCGACGATATCCCGGCGCTGGCCGATAAGTTCTTGGCCGACATTGCCAACGATTACGGCAACAAGCCCAAGCGCATCGCCCCCGATGCCATGCAGTACCTGCAGAGCCTCGACTGGCGCGGCAACATCCGCGAGCTGCGCAACGTGGTGGAACGCCTCGTGATTATGGGCGGCGACCCCATCAGCGAAGACGACGCCCGCACGTTTTCGGGCAAGTAACCGCTCCGTGCTTGCACCCCAACAAAAAACGCCGGCCTATCCAGCCGGCGTTTTTGCGTTCATCTCGTCGTACAGCGAGCAGCATCAGAGTGCGTCTTTGGCTTGCTTTTTCTGCTCGCGCAGTTGGCGTTTTTCCTCCTTCAGCTGCTGCTCAACGGTTTTTTGCTGTTGGCGTTGTTGCTTGGCAGCCTGCTCCTGCTCCTTAAGCTGCCGCTTTTGTTGCTCCATGACTTCTTCCTGCTTTTGCAGTTCGGCCTTGGCTGCTTTGGCCGACTCGCGGCTGGCCTCGGCTTGGCGTTTTTGCGCGTCCAGCGCTGCCTTGGTGGCATCGGTGCGCTGCTTTTGCATCAGCAGACGAGCCCGTGCCGTATCGGCGGCGGTAGTTTGCCCCAGCGCTGGGAGGCAGCCTAGCAAAACGAATAGGGAAACCGTTGTCAATTGAGCTTTCATGGCTTTACACTGTTTACTCTGACACCCACAACTATCTATAAGATAATGGCTTCAAGGGCAAAATCCAGCAAAAAGCAGCTCTATATTGCTCGGCGCGGTAGCTTTTAACCAGCTAATTGGCTGCAGCCGCGGATATCGGAGTTATCGAGGCGGCCGAGCACCTCAAAGCTGCCATCGGGGTGGCGGCGCCCTAGGTCGCGGGTTTCAATGAAGGCGCAGCTATCGATGTTGGCTAAATCGACCACGTTGATGGCGCCGGAGGCACGCTCGAAGTTGGCGCTGAACGGGTCGGTGGGCTCGCGCAACAGCACCTGCAAGGCCGGCGGGGCGAAGAAGCGGCCGTTGCCGGGGCTGTAGGCCTGCGAGAGCAGCTCCGTCATGCCGTATTCGGAATGAATGACCTCCTTTCCGAAAGCAGCGCCCAGTTCGGCGTGCAGTTCCTCCCGAATCATTTCGCGGCGGCGGCCCTTCATGCCGCCCGTTTCTAGTACTGCTGTAGGCAGGCGCAGCGCAGGGTGATTGGGGTAGGAGGCGGCCAAATCAAGCAAGGCGTACGTCACCCCGATCAGCATGATTTTGCGGCCGCCTAGGTGGTGCGCCTCCTCCAGGGCCCGCAGCAGGGCGGCGTGGTCGTGCAGGAAGAAGGCCTCCTGCTGCGGCTGGCCCGAGGCGCGCACAAAGTGCTCTACCATCGCCACCAACGACGATTCGCCTTGCTCCAGGTATGAGGGCAACAGCGCCAGAAACGCCCACTCCGCCAGGGGGCCGTATTGCTGCTCGAACAACCGCTGGGCGTGTTGGTGGTACAGATCTGGGTCGCGCACGAGGTGGCGGCTGCGCTGCATTTGCGTGGTGCCGCTGCTGCGAAACACCTGCGCTGGTTGCCACGCATCGGTGGGTTCAACGGTAACTACGTCCTGCGTTTTGAAGAACTCGATGGGCAGAAAGGGTACCTCAACCAAACGCTGAACTTGCGCCGGCTGGCAACCCAGGGCACCAAGCCAGGCGCGGTAGGGTGCGCAGTACCGGGCCTGGTACTGAAACAGCTTCAGCGCCAATGCCTCGGCCGTTTCGGGGCTGATGGTGGCTAGTTGCTGGAGGTATGCAGCGCGGAAACTCATCGGGCCGGGCGTGGGTTAAGCAAGGGCATAACAAATGTGCGGGTGCTGCGTTGTGTGGTAGTAAAATGCGTACTTTTTCGGGCCGGATATCGGCAGCACCTGCTTAGCTTTTTCCCTATGCTGCGCATACGTTTACTCACGAGCTTACTGGCAGTGGCCGCTGCATGGGCGCTTACCGCCTGCGACGATGCCCCGGATTACCCGGACACGCCTTCTATTCAGTTTAAGAGCATTACGGCCGAGCGCGTAACGCCCACCACCGGCGAAACGCCCTACAACCGCATTTATGTAACCGTAACCTACAAAGATGGCGACGGCGACCTGGGGCTTTCGGAAGAAGACATTCAGTCGCCGCCCTTCAACGCGGGCCGCTTCAGCCAGAATTACTTCATCACGATGTTCCGGCAGAACAGCAGCGGCATTTACCAGCAATACATTCCGTCGATTCCGTTCAACGGCCGGTTTCCGCGCATGCTGGAGCCCAACGAGAAAAGCCAGCCCATTCGCGGCGACCTGACCTACGAAATCTACAAAGGCATCGGCTTCACCATCACCGACCCCAACTTCCGGCCCGGCACCAAAATCAAGTTCAACATTCAGATCGTGGACCGCGCCCTGCACGAAAGCAACGTCATCACCACCGACGAGCTGACCTTGCCCTAGGTACTTGCCGGGCTAAGCACCGAATGCAACCGCCCCGCCGCCGGCAATGCTGGCAGCGGGGCGGTTTGCTTTGGGCACCTAGCTCGTTGTCATTTCGAGCGAAGCGAGAAATCTGGGTTGAAACCATTTAGTTGTCAGTCCCAGATTTTTCGCTTCGCTCGAAATGACAGCTAGCTCAAAACCACAAGCCAGGCCTAGTAAATGTCGGGGAAGCGCTGCGGCTCCACCTCCTGCATCAGCTCGTACACCGTATCGAACACGTCTTCGGCGTTGGGCTTCGAGAAGTAGTCGCCATCGGAGCCGTAGGGCGGGCGATGGGCCTGCGCCGCCAGGCAGCGCGGCTGCGAATCGAGGTAGCGGTAGCCGCCTTGCTCGTCCACTACCTGCTGCATCATGTAGGCCGTGGCGCCGCCGGGCACGTCTTCGTCGGCAAACAGCACGCGCGAGGTTTTCTTGATCGACTCCAGAACCACGCCTTCGCGGTCGAAGGGCAGCAAGGTTTGCACGTCGATTACCTCCACCGAAATGCCTACTTGCTCCAGCTGCGCAGCGGCATCGAGCACGATGCGGCACATGGAGCCGTAGGTTACGATGGTGATGTCGGTGCCTTGTTTCAGCACTTCGGGTACACCTAGGGGCAGCGTGAATTCGCCGATGTTGCTCGGGATGCGCTCCTTCAGGCGGTAGCCGTTCAGCGGCTCAATCACGATGGCGGGCTCGTCGCTCTTCAACAAGGTGTTGTAGAAACCGGCGGCCTGCGTCATGTTGCGCGGCACGCACAAGTGCATACCCCGGATCGAACCCAGAATCATTTGGATGGGCGAGCCGCTGTGCCAGATGCCCTCGAGGCGGTGGCCGCGGGTGCGCACAATCAGCGGGGCTTTTTGGCCGCCTTTGGTGCGGTACTGCAGCGAGGCCAGGTCGTCCGACAAAATCTGAATGGCGTACAGCAGGTAATCGAGGTACTGGATTTCGGTGATTGGGCGCAGGCCGCGCATGGCCGCGCCAATGCCCTGGCCCACAATGGTGCACTCGCGGATACCGGTGTCGGTAACGCGCAGCTCGCCGTACTTCTCCTGTAGGCCGGCAAAAGCCTGGTTTACGTCGCCGATGCGGCCAACGTCTTCGCCGATGGCAAACACGCGCGGGTCGCGGGCCAAAATGGCGTCGAAGCAGGCTTGCAATACCTCTCGGCCGTCGACCTGCGGGGCATCGGCGGCAAACTCGGGCTTCACCTCTTCCACATTCAGCGCCGATTCTTCGCTCTGGCTGAACAAGTGCGAGTTGTAGCGGTCGGCGTTTTCGGCCACGGCTTGCTCGTGCCAGCGGCGCAGCTCGCTGCGGGCGCCGGAGCGCTTTACGTCGCGCACGAGGCGCAGCGAGCGGCGCACGGCGCGCATGATATCGGCGCGGATGGGCGTGGGGTTGTGCTCAAGCTGGTGAATCAGCTCGTGCAGCTCGTTTTCGCGGCCGGTTTCGGTAGCGAGGTTGTTGAGCAGCTGCACGGCTTCGTTGCGCTCGGCCACGATGGGGTTGAAGAACGCTTCCCAAGCCGCAGCGCGCGCTTTGCGCACGGCATCCTTGGCTTCGTTCTCAATCTGGTCGAGCTCCGCCTCAGTAGCGTGGCCTTCCTGCAGCATCCACTGGCGCATTTGGCGCATGCAGTCGTACTCCTGCTCCCAGGTGAGGCGGTCTTTGCTTTTGTAACGCTCGTGCGAGCCCGAGGTCGAGTGGCCTTGCGGCTGCGTAAGTTCGGTTACGTGCACCAGCACGGGCACGTGCTCGCGGCGGCACACCTCGGCGGCGCGCTGGTAGGTATCAACGAGGGCGGCGTAGTCCCAGCCTTTCACCACAAAAATCTCGAAGCCCTGCTCGCCCGGCGCGTTGCGCTGGAAGCCACCTAGGATTTCGGAAATGCTTTGCTTGCAGGTTTGGTACTCGGCCGGAACCGAAATGCCGTAGTGGTCGTCCCACACGCTCATCAGCATGGGTACTTGCAGCACGCCGGCCGCGTTGATGGCCTCGAAGAACATGCCCTCCGAGGTGCTAGCGTTGCCGATGGTACCAAAGGCTACCTCGTCGCCGTTGCGCGAAAACTGCGTGAACTGCTGCAGCTCGGGGTTTTGGCGGAAGAGCTTGGAGGCGTAGGCCAAACCCAGCAGGCGCGGCATCTGCCCGCCGGTAGGCGAAATATCGGCCGAGGAGTTTTTGCTGTCGACGAGGGCCTTGAAGTTGCCGTCTTCGTCGAGGAAGCGCGTGGCGAAG
The sequence above is drawn from the Hymenobacter sp. YIM 151858-1 genome and encodes:
- a CDS encoding Smr/MutS family protein, whose amino-acid sequence is MNIGDRVRLMSGREEGIVTRILDQNLVEVTIDDFPVPVLRSELVLVAPEEFKAFGGSELAPSQVAAPRPLKPGKPTGKNTPPAVTSTTSPGGSTPVPPKPAPAPPAPKGLYLALVQQTSELLVAHLINNTDADVLFTFGEERNGQYRALASDKLAPKAVSQPLGHRHLKDFDQWSTAVVQLLPSQPNAPTLFETLVKRVSFKASSFYSSRREAPVIKREAFLFQLDEKPVAPIPVPTTDEPKPAAAPAAVDPVKLRDQIADKLRGDAKTVVPAPKQEPLKAIVAPPHEVDLHLEALKPEGGTEGLSNTAILELQVNAFEDALSRALATNMHEIVFIHGTGNGTLRKELHKRLSRNRDIKFFEEARKEKFGYGATLVRLK
- a CDS encoding GIY-YIG nuclease family protein, which produces MTVSLITSKICNALLRLYLYQPRKTVLYIGVTNDLANRLAQHYANRGEPGTFAGKYFCYNLLYFEEHQNSLNAIAREKELKGWTRAKKDALIDTLNPAREFLQS
- a CDS encoding M1 family metallopeptidase, whose protein sequence is MNLPGLLAASLLALSTLPTFAQQPAAPGLPVPRNLQATYAKGTRAEDGKPGPKYWQNAADYNLRINFDPTTRLVAGTVDITYFNNSPDELNQLWFKLYPNLYKKGAARASSIRPEDVSEGVKIEQLTINGQALDLGKLNIDATNMQVLLPQALGAGQQAKVSVTYSYTLNQGSHTRTGEVEPGSHFVAYFFPRIAVYDDIDGWNKLPYNGQQEFYNDFGNFSAAITVPKDYVVWATGDLQNASEVLTKKYAKRLRDAERKDAVVKIIDEADAQRRDITAGNAQNTWRFEARNVPDFAFATSDHYVWQSTSLVVDPKTKRRTRVDAVYNPKHKDFEEVVHFGRKTVEAMSYTFPKWPFPYSHETVFNGLDQMEYPMMVNDNPVETRADAITLTDHEIFHTMFPFYMGINETKYGWMDEGWATIGEWVISSIIDPKLVDDYGVLPYARAAATEADMPITTLSTQQTGTAFFLNSYPKPALGYLYVRDLLGDELFTKALHTYIQNWNGKHPMPFDFFNSMNAGAGRNLNWFWQRWFFDGGYPDLGIASVTKQGASYDVVVEAKGSKPVPVDLTVTYADGTTQQVHRNIGVWESAPRSITVQVPGDKAVKQVKLGSTYVPDSYPQDNVWEGK
- a CDS encoding c-type cytochrome, whose amino-acid sequence is MASTKLILVALGLVAIGTSSAAAQQKPTAKAKPTAAKAKPAGAAVSAATLAAGKTVYTQNCLTCHMADGGGVETMNPPLSKTTWVLGDKTRLVKVVLNGLEDVDIDGEEYRNVMPAQPHLTDQQIADVLTYVRNSFGNKASAVSAAEVKAIRAANKK
- a CDS encoding PQQ-dependent sugar dehydrogenase, with the protein product MKNAVPRYLLLSAALVGSLSLFALKPEERVVPDANNAGLKLPEGFGALVVAETGGRARHIATTPQGTIFVKLNRPNASGNGILMLRPGAGGKAEVASGFGKYGGTGIVAKNGYLYASSDQEVFRYKLNEKGEVTNPDKPEKIVTGLINRRQHESKSIALDNDGNLYVNIGAYSNSCQVNDRQRGSLGRPNCPMLDSAGGIWQFRADKLNQSYGNGTRYATGLRNVVGLDWSPQANQLFVMQHGRDQLHDNFPELYNTKQSAELPAECMYALKKGDNAGWPYTYYDGQQQKLMQAPEYGGDGKKEATGNYLLPAAAYPAHTAPNALLFYTGTMFPEKYRNGAFIAFHGSWNRAPEPQKGYYVVFQPFKDGKPSGDWEVFADNFAGDAAKAAAGRPDHKPCGLAQGPDGSLYITDDKKGTLYRIVYNKK
- a CDS encoding sigma-54-dependent transcriptional regulator — protein: MPRILIIDDEKAIRYTLKEILEFENYTVDQAEDGPAGLDMLIKDKYDVVLCDVKMPKMDGLEVLERAQKISPDTAFIMVSAHGNIEMAVDATKKGAFDFIPKPPDLNRLLVTVRNALDRTKLVTETKTLKKKIAKNSEMVGDSAALESVRKAIAKVAPTDARVLITGPNGAGKEMVARQIHEQSNRANGPLIEVNCAAIPSELIESELFGHEKGSFTSAVKQRIGKFEQADGGTLFLDEIGDMSLSAQAKVLRALQENKITRVGGEKEISVNVRVLAATNKNLLQEIADRNFREDLYHRLSVILIQVPALNDRRDDIPALADKFLADIANDYGNKPKRIAPDAMQYLQSLDWRGNIRELRNVVERLVIMGGDPISEDDARTFSGK
- a CDS encoding acyl-CoA synthetase family protein; amino-acid sequence: MSFRAAYLQQLATISPETAEALALKLFQYQARYCAPYRAWLGALGCQPAQVQRLVEVPFLPIEFFKTQDVVTVEPTDAWQPAQVFRSSGTTQMQRSRHLVRDPDLYHQHAQRLFEQQYGPLAEWAFLALLPSYLEQGESSLVAMVEHFVRASGQPQQEAFFLHDHAALLRALEEAHHLGGRKIMLIGVTYALLDLAASYPNHPALRLPTAVLETGGMKGRRREMIREELHAELGAAFGKEVIHSEYGMTELLSQAYSPGNGRFFAPPALQVLLREPTDPFSANFERASGAINVVDLANIDSCAFIETRDLGRRHPDGSFEVLGRLDNSDIRGCSQLAG
- a CDS encoding alpha-ketoacid dehydrogenase subunit alpha/beta; this encodes MSTAESAVASAAATLSKEELLRDYRLGWESRQASLTGRKEVFMGKAKFGIFGDGKELPQLAMARAFRPGDFRSGYYRDQTFMFATGELTLQQYFAQLYAHPDAEAEPATAGRAMNGHFATRFLDEDGNFKALVDSKNSSADISPTGGQMPRLLGLAYASKLFRQNPELQQFTQFSRNGDEVAFGTIGNASTSEGMFFEAINAAGVLQVPMLMSVWDDHYGISVPAEYQTCKQSISEILGGFQRNAPGEQGFEIFVVKGWDYAALVDTYQRAAEVCRREHVPVLVHVTELTQPQGHSTSGSHERYKSKDRLTWEQEYDCMRQMRQWMLQEGHATEAELDQIENEAKDAVRKARAAAWEAFFNPIVAERNEAVQLLNNLATETGRENELHELIHQLEHNPTPIRADIMRAVRRSLRLVRDVKRSGARSELRRWHEQAVAENADRYNSHLFSQSEESALNVEEVKPEFAADAPQVDGREVLQACFDAILARDPRVFAIGEDVGRIGDVNQAFAGLQEKYGELRVTDTGIRECTIVGQGIGAAMRGLRPITEIQYLDYLLYAIQILSDDLASLQYRTKGGQKAPLIVRTRGHRLEGIWHSGSPIQMILGSIRGMHLCVPRNMTQAAGFYNTLLKSDEPAIVIEPLNGYRLKERIPSNIGEFTLPLGVPEVLKQGTDITIVTYGSMCRIVLDAAAQLEQVGISVEVIDVQTLLPFDREGVVLESIKKTSRVLFADEDVPGGATAYMMQQVVDEQGGYRYLDSQPRCLAAQAHRPPYGSDGDYFSKPNAEDVFDTVYELMQEVEPQRFPDIY